From Amphiura filiformis chromosome 20, Afil_fr2py, whole genome shotgun sequence, a single genomic window includes:
- the LOC140143002 gene encoding fibronectin-like, translating to MILFKMDQIRLTALAMVMLCFFTETFGAKPPAPQYTLESTTPTSFTIDLTPPSVSGIRGYKVQYQEIGGKKKEVTIGAVTEYTIDGLKPLTAYRARIFTKSTGGNGKFGGWKSVATMDDAPPPVIPEAPQNLAANPTTTSASVTWEAPSDNSAEITGYKLTYGTLDNPTANTVNLDPTPMQTQLDELTDNTQYRLSLLAYNADGESSPVSADFQTTRVTPQPPNFSLFSATPTSITISITPPAISDWSGYTMQWSKVVEGKKKLETLGAVTEYTLEGLVAATTYRVRLLTKSRSGSSKYSDWQNVATMEDAPPTTPEPVAPIVPEAPQHLAADPTTTSASVTWETPKDNGAEITGYRLTYGTLDNPTANTVNLDPTPTQTQLDELMDNTQYRLSLLAYNADGESSPVSVDFQTMQAKPQPPNFSLSSASPTSIIISITPPAISDWSGYTMHWSKVSGGKKKLQRLGAVTEYTLEGLVPATTYRIRMQTRTLSGKSKFSGWVNGATVEYAPPPPGLAAPIIPEAPQNLVADPMTTSASVTWNAPGDNGAEIRGYKLTYGTLDNPTASTVNVDPSPTETELDGLTDNTQYRIYLVAYNADGESDPITVDFQTLEEKLPPPAVEILQSSTKETAIDVTWTLPETTTANAIGHISVSFGEYGTPLEDLQTSDFASNTVTFTAEQLLPATRYTVSVVTVNQQGRSEPVMTIIETLAPAPDPTNPPPPPPEPTAPEVPKIPNTPQNLRATSITEISARLIWEKPIGNGADITGYVLSYGPMNDPVANTQTLPVSPTQFDLYGLQTDVRFNVYVTAYNRKGQSNPADIEFTTSSGRTVPPPVENVQFYPQQHSIYFSWILPRTTSRDEVNIIRFGIGPYGTAIDYLPMISLDKDSHTYTAVNLTPGTFYTVAIFTQNSEGAGEPVTLTVNTDRPIPVPTRPPPQPDKGYVGHTPPAPVELTATVLDPTTIKVNFVDPTIQGRNYDERYYTLRYKKEEDNNYQYMNVRETPYTLEYLTPEATYQIDVKTVIDRHTQSPFTDKAYVFTGEKILRDVTAVQLMVTGPGRIKAIINWIPPENPSQQITGYVLEYTEGYYVTSRSEFKRILIDGDMPKATIEGLNGDSPYHVRVAPRHGSGIGRFSDPPDAFFTPPVPVAGQPLHCDITTEGLETKEQILQRVSWMEGRAGMIGVPLPYCDDYYGVHECHGSVCFCIPGKAPHGAKSCSGGAPGTRPYGDDPNASGTDAPCYAEYESAREAIDEATKTGKPLIEARLPYCTEDGYYQSKQCLGSMCYCTTREGKHTGKEAPIWEAKTLVC from the exons CTAAGCCACCAGCTCCCCAATACACTCTTGAATCCACCACACCAACCAGTTTTACCATTGACCTGACACCACCATCTGTCTCTGGGATAAGAGGATACAAGGTGCAATATCAAGAAATAGGAGGGAAAAAGAAAGAGGTAACCATTGGTGCAGTTACTGAATATACTATTGACG GACTGAAACCTTTAACTGCATATAGGGCTAGAATCTTCACCAAATCAACAGGAGGAAATGGTAAATTCGGAGGATGGAAAAGCGTGGCTACTATGGATGATG CGCCACCACCAGTAATACCAGAAGCTCCACAAAACCTGGCCGCCAATCCTACGACAACATCTGCCAGTGTCACTTGGGAAGCCCCATCAGATAATAGTGCAGAAATCACAGGTTATAAACTCACGTACGGTACACTGGATAATCCTACCGCGAACACCGTAAATCTGGACCCAACTCCAATGCAAACACAATTAGATGAGTTGACGGATAACACACAGTATCGTTTGTCATTACTCGCGTACAATGCCGATGGCGAGAGTTCACCAGTATCTGCTGACTTTCAGACGACTCGAG TGACGCCACAGCCTCCTAATTTTAGTCTTTTCTCGGCAACTCCGACCAGCATCACCATCTCCATAACGCCACCAGCAATCTCCGACTGGTCCGGATACACCATGCAATGGTCAAAAGTGGTCGAAGGCAAGAAAAAGCTGGAAACCTTAGGCGCCGTAACAGAATACACTCTAGAAG GGCTGGTTGCTGCAACTACATACAGAGTTCGGTTGCTAACAAAATCAAGATCAGGCTCAAGTAAATACAGTGATTGGCAGAACGTAGCTACTATGGAAGATG CACCACCAACAACCCCTGAACCTGTGGCACCTATAGTACCGGAAGCTCCACAACACCTGGCCGCCGATCCTACGACAACATCTGCCAGTGTCACCTGGGAAACCCCAAAAGATAATGGTGCTGAAATCACAGGTTATAGACTCACGTACGGTACATTGGATAATCCTACCGCGAACACCGTAAATCTGGACCCAACTCCAACGCAAACACAATTAGATGAGTTGATGGATAACACACAGTATCGTTTGTCATTACTCGCGTACAATGCCGATGGCGAGAGTTCACCAGTATCTGTTGACTTTCAGACGATGCAAG CGAAGCCACAGCCTCCTAATTTCAGTCTCTCCTCCGCATCTCCGACAAGCATCATTATCTCCATAACGCCACCAGCAATCTCCGACTGGTCCGGATACACCATGCATTGGTCAAAAGTTTCCGGAGGCAAGAAAAAGCTGCAACGTTTAGGCGCAGTAACAGAATACACTCTGGAAG GGCTGGTTCCTGCAACTACTTATAGAATTCGGATGCAAACGAGGACCCTATCAGGAAAAAGTAAATTCAGTGGTTGGGTGAATGGAGCTACTGTTGAATATG CACCACCACCACCTGGACTTGCTGCACCTATAATACCAGAAGCTCCACAAAACCTAGTTGCCGATCCTATGACCACATCTGCCAGTGTCACTTGGAACGCTCCAGGAGATAACGGTGCGGAAATCAGAGGTTATAAACTCACGTATGGTACTCTGGATAACCCTACCGCAAGCACAGTAAATGTGGACCCTTCTCCAACGGAAACCGAATTAGACGGATTAACAGATAACACACAATACCGTATATATTTGGTCGCATACAATGCCGATGGCGAGAGTGATCCAATAACCGTCGATTTTCAAACATTAGAAG AAAAACTTCCACCACCAGCAGTTGAAATACTACAATCCAGTACAAAAGAAACCGCCATTGACGTAACATGGACATTACCCGAAACGACAACAGCTAATGCTATTGGACACATTTCTGTTAGCTTCGGTGAATATGGCACACCGCTTGAAGATTTGCAGACTTCAGACTTTGCAAGTAATACCGTGACTTTCACTGCAGAACAACTATTACCTGCAACGAGATACACTGTATCGGTAGTTACCGTTAATCAACAGGGACGGAGTGAACCGGTGATGACTATAATTGAAACACTTGCACCCGCTCCTGATCCAACGAATCCACCACCGCCTCCACCAG AGCCGACTGCACCAGAAGTGCCTAAAATTCCAAACACGCCACAAAATCTAAGGGCTACATCTATAACAGAAATCTCTGCTCGTCTGATATGGGAAAAACCAATAGGCAATGGTGCCGATATAACAGGATATGTTCTTTCATACGGCCCTATGAATGATCCTGTAGCAAACACACAGACTCTGCCTGTCAGCCCTACACAGTTTGATTTATATGGGTTGCAAACAGATGTTCGATTCAACGTATATGTAACGGCGTACAATCGAAAAGGCCAAAGTAATCCAGCTGATATTGAATTTACGACATCCTCAG GAAGAACAGTCCCACCTCCAGTTGAAAACGTCCAATTCTACCCGCAACAGCATTCTATCTATTTCTCCTGGATCTTACCAAGGACAACGTCAAGAGACGAAGTCAACATCATCAGGTTTGGGATTGGTCCATATGGCACCGCAATAGATTACTTACCGATGATTAGCTTAGATAAAGATAGTCATACATACACTGCAGTGAACCTTACGCCAGGGACTTTCTATACGGTGGCGATATTTACTCAAAATTCGGAAGGGGCCGGTGAACCTGTAACCTTGACAGTAAACACAGACCGTCCTATTCCAG TTCCTACACGGCCACCACCTCAACCAGATAAAG GATATGTTGGCCATACACCACCAGCTCCTGTTGAATTAACAGCGACAGTTCTTGACCCTACTACCataaaagtgaattttgtggATCCTACGATTCAAGGACGAAACTATGATGAACGATATTATACATTgagatacaaaaaagaagaagataacAA CTATCAATACATGAATGTACGTGAAACGCCCTATACATTGGAATATCTTACGCCAGAAGCTACCTACCAAATCGATGTGAAAACTGTCATAGATAGACACACACAGAGTCCATTCACGGACAAGGCTTACGTTTTTACGG GTGAGAAGATACTACGAGATGTGACAGCAGTGCAGCTAATGGTAACTGGTCCAGGACGTATAAAAGCTATTATAAATTGGATTCCTCCAGAAAATCCATCTCAACAAATAACAG GTTACGTACTTGAATACACCGAAGGATATTACGTCACATCAAGAAGCGAATTCAAAAGAATCCTCATCGATGGAGATATGCCCAAAGCCACGATAGAGGGTTTGAATGGTGACTCACCATACCACGTCAGAGTTGCTCCCAGACACGGCAGTGGTATTGGGAGGTTTTCTGACCCTCCTGATGCATTCTTTACTCCACCTGTACCAGTAGCAG GCCAACCATTACATTGTGATATCACCACAGAGGGTCTAGAGACAAAGGAGCAGATATTACAAAGAGTTTCATGGATGGAGGGTAGAGCAGGAATGATTGGTGTACCTTTACCTTATTGTGATGATTACTACGGAGTCCATGAATGTCACGGTTCGGT ATGTTTCTGTATTCCTGGTAAGGCACCACATGGCGCTAAATCATGTTCTGGAG GTGCTCCAGGTACTCGTCCATACGGAGATGACCCAAATGCCTCTGGAACTGACGCGCCTTGTTATGCAGAATATGAATCTGCTCGTGAAGCCATAGATGAAGCCACTAAGACAGGGAAGCCACTAATTGAAGCTCGTCTCCCATATTGTACTGAAGATGGGTATTACCAGTCCAAACAGTGTCTCGGATCAAT GTGTTACTGTACGACAAGGGAAGGCAAGCATACGGGTAAAGAAGCACCGATATGGGAAGCTAAGACACTCGTCTGTT